The following are encoded together in the Babylonia areolata isolate BAREFJ2019XMU chromosome 30, ASM4173473v1, whole genome shotgun sequence genome:
- the LOC143275300 gene encoding metallo-beta-lactamase domain-containing protein 1-like isoform X1, with translation MYEVIVLKEGYTKPVSKGLMQSGGSITLLKGPQNIIVDTGSPWDRDLLLGGLKSNGVDPDQVNYVICSHGHSDHVGNLNLFQSAVHIVSYDICKGDQYTMHDFAQGIPYEIDDYVEIWPTPGHTGSDVSVIVKGTKLGVVAVAGDLFECLEDLEDPDLWQNSSEQPGQQEQSRIEVLRVADYIVPGHGAMFQVPPEFRQQMRVVMMREEHYVETCVDERGASSLVSQSQCVIVETD, from the exons ATGTATGAGGTAATTGTCCTGAAAGAAGGTTACACCAAACCTGTCAGCAAAG GTCTGATGCAGTCCGGGGGGTCTATAACTCTGCTGAAAGGACCGCAGAACATCATTGTCGACACGGGAAGTCCCTGGGACAGGGATTTGTTGCTGGGAG GGCTGAAGTCGAACGGTGTGGATCCTGACCAGGTGAACTACGTGATCTGTTCTCACGGCCACTCCGATCACGTAGGCAACTTGAATCTCTTTCAGTCCGCCGTTCACATAGTCAGCTACGATATCTGCAAAGGCGATCAGTACACCATGCATGATTTTGCCCAG ggaatacCATACGAGATAGACGACTATGTGGAGATTTGGCCCACACCTGGTCATACGGGGTCTGATGTCTCCGTCATCGTCAAGGGAACCAAACTGGGCGTGGTGGCTGTGGCTG GGGACCTGTTTGAGTGCCTTGAGGACCTGGAGGACCCGGACCTGTGGCAGAACAGCAGCGAGCAGCCGGGCCAGCAAGAGCAGAGCCGCATTGAGGTTCTCCGCGTGGCCGACTACATCGTCCCGGGGCACGGGGCCATGTTCCAAGTGCCCCCTGAGTTCCGTCAGCagatgagggtggtgatgatgagggaggaGCACTACGTGGAGACGTGTGTGGACGAGCGGGGAGCGTCGTCCCTCGTGTCGCAGTCGCAGTGTGTTATAGTGGAGACGGACTGA
- the LOC143275300 gene encoding metallo-beta-lactamase domain-containing protein 1-like isoform X2, producing MYEVIVLKEGYTKPVSKGLMQSGGSITLLKGPQNIIVDTGSPWDRDLLLGALLGAGLQPRDVQFSICTHGGGDKVGNLNLFPEATHIVGSDVYRQGARFLHGFQEGIPYEIDDYVEIWPTPGHTGSDVSVIVKGTKLGVVAVAGDLFECLEDLEDPDLWQNSSEQPGQQEQSRIEVLRVADYIVPGHGAMFQVPPEFRQQMRVVMMREEHYVETCVDERGASSLVSQSQCVIVETD from the exons ATGTATGAGGTAATTGTCCTGAAAGAAGGTTACACCAAACCTGTCAGCAAAG GTCTGATGCAGTCCGGGGGGTCTATAACTCTGCTGAAAGGACCGCAGAACATCATTGTCGACACGGGAAGTCCCTGGGACAGGGATTTGTTGCTGGGAG CCTTGCTGGGAGCTGGCTTACAGCCCAGGGACGTGCAGTTTTCCATCTGTACCCACGGTGGGGGGGACAAGGTGGGCAATCTGAACCTGTTCCCCGAAGCCACGCACATCGTGGGCAGCGACGTGTATCGACAGGGCGCTCGCTTCCTCCACGGCTTTCAGGAG ggaatacCATACGAGATAGACGACTATGTGGAGATTTGGCCCACACCTGGTCATACGGGGTCTGATGTCTCCGTCATCGTCAAGGGAACCAAACTGGGCGTGGTGGCTGTGGCTG GGGACCTGTTTGAGTGCCTTGAGGACCTGGAGGACCCGGACCTGTGGCAGAACAGCAGCGAGCAGCCGGGCCAGCAAGAGCAGAGCCGCATTGAGGTTCTCCGCGTGGCCGACTACATCGTCCCGGGGCACGGGGCCATGTTCCAAGTGCCCCCTGAGTTCCGTCAGCagatgagggtggtgatgatgagggaggaGCACTACGTGGAGACGTGTGTGGACGAGCGGGGAGCGTCGTCCCTCGTGTCGCAGTCGCAGTGTGTTATAGTGGAGACGGACTGA